One segment of uncultured Tolumonas sp. DNA contains the following:
- the accB gene encoding acetyl-CoA carboxylase biotin carboxyl carrier protein, with amino-acid sequence MDIRKIKKLIELVEESGIVELEITEGEESVRISRAVSGQAAPMVNFAVPQAPQAAMPAAAVAPAVSAAAPEAVNGHTMRSPMVGTFYRSSGPDAKAFVEVGQSVKVGDPLCIVEAMKMMNQIQSDKSGVVKSILVENGDTVEFDQPLFIIE; translated from the coding sequence ATGGATATCCGTAAAATCAAAAAACTGATCGAGCTGGTTGAAGAATCCGGCATTGTTGAACTGGAAATCACCGAAGGTGAAGAGTCAGTTCGCATCAGCCGCGCAGTCAGCGGTCAGGCGGCACCTATGGTCAATTTTGCAGTACCACAGGCACCTCAAGCTGCAATGCCAGCTGCTGCTGTCGCCCCTGCAGTAAGCGCCGCAGCACCAGAAGCTGTAAACGGCCATACTATGCGCTCACCAATGGTGGGGACTTTCTACCGTTCTTCTGGCCCGGATGCAAAAGCATTTGTTGAAGTGGGTCAATCGGTAAAAGTGGGTGATCCACTGTGTATCGTTGAAGCCATGAAAATGATGAACCAGATCCAATCTGATAAATCGGGTGTGGTGAAAAGCATTCTGGTTGAGAACGGCGACACCGTTGAATTTGATCAGCCTCTGTTTATCATCGAATAA
- the nusB gene encoding transcription antitermination factor NusB, which translates to MKPAERRKARHLALQAIYQWQLAKDNVADIVEQFKLEQPTKGVDMPYFELLLTGVATNVTNLDATFSPFLSRKLDDLDQIDKGVLRLACYELTYCKDVPYKVVINEAIELAKSFATDDSHKFVNGVLDKVVKQMGLRQ; encoded by the coding sequence TTGAAACCTGCTGAACGCCGTAAGGCGCGCCATCTTGCCCTGCAAGCAATTTATCAGTGGCAACTGGCTAAAGACAACGTGGCCGATATCGTTGAACAGTTCAAATTAGAACAGCCCACGAAAGGTGTTGATATGCCTTATTTTGAGCTGTTGTTGACTGGCGTTGCTACTAATGTCACCAATCTGGATGCGACCTTTTCACCATTCCTATCGCGTAAACTCGATGATCTGGATCAGATTGATAAAGGCGTATTGCGTCTGGCTTGTTATGAGCTGACCTATTGCAAAGATGTGCCATACAAAGTTGTGATCAACGAAGCGATTGAGTTGGCAAAATCTTTCGCAACAGATGACAGCCATAAATTTGTGAATGGCGTATTAGATAAAGTCGTCAAACAGATGGGTCTGCGTCAGTAA
- the ribE gene encoding 6,7-dimethyl-8-ribityllumazine synthase: MKVIEGVIPAPQAKVAIVVSRFNSFINDRLVEGALDTLKRQGQIADENITLVKVPGAVELPLAAKRLAKSKQFDGIVALGCVIRGGTAHFEYVSGECAKGLAQVSLESEIPVAFGVLTTENIEQAIERAGTKAGNKGVEAALSTLEMINVMNALGA, from the coding sequence ATGAAAGTGATTGAAGGCGTTATCCCGGCTCCGCAAGCCAAAGTAGCGATCGTAGTGTCTCGCTTTAACAGTTTCATTAACGACCGTCTGGTAGAAGGCGCACTGGATACGCTGAAGCGTCAGGGCCAAATCGCTGACGAAAACATCACTTTAGTTAAAGTACCAGGTGCAGTTGAACTGCCACTGGCGGCGAAACGTCTGGCTAAAAGCAAACAATTCGATGGGATTGTTGCGCTGGGTTGTGTGATCCGCGGTGGTACTGCTCACTTTGAATATGTGTCTGGCGAATGTGCTAAAGGTCTGGCTCAGGTTTCATTGGAATCAGAAATTCCGGTGGCATTTGGTGTGTTGACCACAGAAAACATCGAGCAAGCCATTGAGCGCGCTGGCACAAAAGCTGGCAATAAAGGTGTTGAAGCTGCGCTGAGTACTTTAGAAATGATTAATGTCATGAACGCTTTGGGCGCATGA
- the ribBA gene encoding bifunctional 3,4-dihydroxy-2-butanone-4-phosphate synthase/GTP cyclohydrolase II, with translation MAISKIEEIIEDFRQGKMVILMDDEDRENEGDILMAASMVRPEDINFMAKYGRGLICLTLSKARCKQLNLPLMVDKNEAQFSTAFTVSIEAAEGVTTGISAADRARTVQAAVAANATPSDLVQPGHIFPLMAQDGGVLTRNGHTEAGCDLARLSGLEPAAVIVEILNEDGTMARRPDLEKFAEEHGIKLGTIADLIEYRNQHETTIQKVSQCHMPTEYGDFELTTFRDTIDNQVHFALSKPQQDPTKPVLVRVHLHDYLNDVLNSQRGDLRSWPLDKAMSRINEEGGILVIIGHENSQQDLLARIDHYAAVDAGQSTEICKPKSASRRVGVGSQILKAMGVKQMRLLSSPKRYVLSGFGLEVVEYISE, from the coding sequence ATGGCTATCAGTAAAATTGAAGAAATTATTGAAGATTTTCGTCAGGGTAAAATGGTCATTCTGATGGATGACGAAGATCGTGAAAATGAAGGTGACATTCTGATGGCGGCCTCGATGGTACGCCCGGAAGATATCAATTTCATGGCAAAATACGGTCGTGGATTGATCTGTCTGACTTTGTCGAAAGCACGCTGTAAGCAACTCAATCTGCCACTCATGGTGGATAAAAATGAAGCGCAGTTTTCGACCGCATTTACCGTTTCTATCGAAGCGGCGGAAGGTGTTACTACCGGTATTTCGGCGGCTGATCGGGCGCGTACGGTGCAGGCTGCAGTAGCGGCGAATGCCACGCCAAGTGATCTGGTGCAACCGGGCCATATTTTCCCATTGATGGCTCAGGATGGTGGTGTATTGACTCGGAATGGCCACACCGAAGCGGGTTGTGATCTGGCTCGTTTATCTGGTCTGGAACCGGCTGCGGTGATAGTGGAAATTTTGAATGAAGATGGCACCATGGCGCGTCGTCCTGATTTAGAGAAATTTGCAGAAGAGCACGGTATCAAGCTGGGCACGATTGCCGATCTAATCGAATACCGCAATCAGCATGAAACCACGATCCAGAAAGTATCGCAGTGCCATATGCCAACCGAATATGGCGATTTTGAACTGACAACCTTCCGCGATACCATCGACAATCAGGTGCATTTTGCGCTGAGCAAACCGCAACAAGATCCGACTAAACCGGTATTGGTGCGTGTGCATTTGCATGACTACCTCAATGATGTACTCAACAGCCAACGCGGTGATCTGCGTAGCTGGCCGCTTGATAAAGCCATGAGCCGCATCAATGAAGAAGGTGGAATTCTGGTGATCATCGGTCATGAAAATAGTCAGCAAGACCTGTTGGCCCGAATTGATCATTACGCCGCAGTTGATGCCGGTCAGTCTACCGAAATTTGTAAGCCAAAATCGGCTTCCCGTCGGGTTGGCGTGGGATCGCAGATCTTAAAAGCGATGGGCGTTAAACAGATGCGCCTGTTGAGTTCACCAAAGCGTTACGTGCTTTCCGGCTTTGGTTTAGAAGTCGTGGAATATATCAGCGAATAA
- the thiL gene encoding thiamine-phosphate kinase, producing the protein MGEFELIQHYFAAQATARTDVELGIGDDCALLNVPAGECLAVSTDSLVSGVHFFADVDPVALGHKALAVNLSDLAAMGAQPRWVSLALTLPNTNETWLACFAQGFHGLAARHHVALIGGDTTRGPLSITVSIKGTVPAAQALRRSGAKIGDHIYVSGHLGAAALAVQQRLHHLSIDAVALRQCQHRMEYPQPRCELGLALRNIASSALDLSDGLAGDLMHILRASGVAAKIELAELPVDPAVRQSVNPEQALQLALGGGDDYELCFTAPPEQENTIQNLAKTLDLPLTRIGTIITGTPAIFWYHHGNSVELHINGWEHFHHGETGKTS; encoded by the coding sequence GTGGGTGAATTTGAACTGATCCAACATTATTTTGCTGCCCAGGCCACGGCTCGCACCGATGTGGAATTAGGCATCGGTGACGACTGTGCACTGCTGAATGTGCCGGCTGGTGAATGTCTGGCGGTTAGCACTGATTCGCTGGTCAGTGGTGTGCATTTTTTTGCTGATGTTGATCCGGTTGCATTAGGGCATAAAGCACTGGCCGTTAATCTATCTGATCTGGCTGCGATGGGTGCCCAACCACGCTGGGTTTCACTGGCGCTCACGCTCCCGAACACGAATGAAACTTGGCTTGCCTGTTTTGCGCAAGGTTTTCATGGTTTGGCAGCACGACATCATGTAGCACTCATTGGCGGTGACACCACCCGCGGGCCTCTTTCCATTACAGTATCAATTAAAGGAACGGTGCCTGCAGCTCAAGCTTTACGGCGTTCAGGTGCCAAAATCGGCGATCACATTTATGTCAGTGGTCACTTAGGTGCAGCGGCATTGGCAGTGCAACAACGTTTACATCATTTGTCTATCGATGCAGTGGCTCTACGGCAGTGTCAGCACAGAATGGAATATCCGCAGCCTCGCTGCGAGCTGGGTTTAGCCTTACGCAATATAGCCAGTAGTGCGCTTGATCTGTCGGATGGTCTTGCCGGTGATTTGATGCACATATTACGAGCATCGGGTGTGGCGGCAAAAATCGAATTAGCTGAGCTGCCAGTTGATCCTGCTGTTAGACAAAGTGTAAACCCTGAACAAGCATTGCAGCTGGCCTTGGGTGGAGGGGATGATTATGAGCTGTGTTTTACGGCACCACCAGAGCAGGAAAATACAATCCAGAACTTAGCGAAAACCTTGGATCTGCCATTAACTCGGATCGGTACCATCATTACCGGCACCCCAGCTATATTCTGGTATCATCACGGCAACTCGGTTGAATTACATATCAATGGTTGGGAGCATTTTCACCATGGCGAAACTGGAAAAACATCATAA
- a CDS encoding riboflavin synthase yields MFTGIIEAVGTLAALQPKGEDVSVRVKSSKLDLSDVKLGDSIATNGVCLTVVQLTGDGYVADLSLETLQRSSFAHYQAGQKVNLERALTPDTRLGGHLVSGHVDGVGEIVSVHQLGRAKEYWIKAPDELAKYIAEKGSITVDGISLTVNAVDGARFKLTIVPHTSAETTVLDWQTGVKVNLEVDVIARYLERLLLGDKAAQSSQSNITMEMLARNGFLR; encoded by the coding sequence ATGTTTACCGGAATTATTGAAGCTGTCGGGACGCTGGCGGCATTACAACCGAAAGGTGAAGATGTTTCTGTTCGGGTGAAAAGCAGCAAGCTGGATCTTTCCGATGTGAAACTGGGCGATTCAATTGCTACCAATGGTGTTTGTCTGACGGTTGTACAATTAACCGGTGATGGTTATGTCGCTGATTTGTCGTTAGAAACTTTACAACGTAGTAGTTTTGCGCACTATCAGGCCGGACAAAAAGTAAATCTGGAGCGCGCGCTAACACCTGATACTCGTTTAGGTGGGCATCTGGTTTCTGGCCATGTCGATGGTGTTGGTGAAATCGTTTCCGTACATCAGTTGGGGCGTGCCAAAGAGTATTGGATCAAAGCACCGGATGAACTGGCCAAATATATTGCCGAAAAAGGCTCGATCACCGTGGATGGCATTAGCCTGACGGTCAACGCAGTCGATGGCGCAAGGTTTAAACTCACCATCGTGCCGCACACCAGCGCGGAAACGACCGTGCTCGATTGGCAGACTGGCGTGAAGGTAAATTTAGAAGTGGATGTGATCGCTCGTTATCTGGAACGGTTGTTGCTCGGTGATAAAGCTGCGCAATCATCACAGAGCAATATCACGATGGAAATGTTGGCCAGAAACGGTTTTCTACGCTAA
- a CDS encoding PilZ domain-containing protein codes for MKRDNHLSDQELDMLLNLPESANASRLGDDYETDLNNSQLIALLNKADSLFIEANFEQHNLRFPLYLTHDMPDVVTPRLGIPEIYEHATAGQRLWRLDNPTDLELQNSNGEKLPFEIINISVSGLLIRDHMLTLNLGERFDGILSGFGISIPLTGVIVRSKKRKNKSQEWAIRLTLDSNVHEKLQEYIYQQHQDKYPSTDITSDVESP; via the coding sequence ATGAAAAGAGATAATCATCTTTCTGATCAAGAGCTAGATATGCTGCTTAATTTACCTGAATCGGCAAATGCAAGCCGGCTGGGTGATGACTATGAAACAGACTTAAATAATAGCCAACTGATCGCCTTATTGAATAAAGCTGACAGCCTATTTATTGAAGCCAATTTTGAGCAACACAATCTGCGTTTTCCGCTCTACCTTACTCATGACATGCCCGATGTAGTTACACCGCGCCTTGGCATTCCCGAAATATATGAACATGCCACGGCAGGACAACGGCTTTGGCGATTAGACAACCCAACCGATTTAGAATTACAAAATAGCAACGGTGAAAAATTACCGTTTGAGATTATCAATATCTCGGTCAGCGGGTTACTCATTCGGGATCATATGCTGACCTTGAATTTGGGTGAACGTTTTGACGGGATACTTTCCGGTTTCGGCATTTCCATTCCACTGACCGGAGTAATTGTTAGAAGTAAAAAGCGGAAAAATAAATCTCAGGAATGGGCAATTCGATTAACGCTAGATTCTAATGTGCATGAAAAATTACAAGAATATATTTATCAGCAACATCAGGATAAATACCCCTCAACGGATATAACCTCTGATGTAGAAAGCCCATAA
- the nrdR gene encoding transcriptional regulator NrdR, protein MHCPFCNADDTKVIDSRLVADGHQVRRRRECLVCHERFTTFEMAELVMPRVIKSNGVREPFNEDKLRNGIQRALEKRPVSTELIEQSINRIKSNLRATGEREIMTKIIGNLVMEELKQLDKVAYIRFASVYRSFEDIREFGEEIARLEK, encoded by the coding sequence ATGCATTGTCCATTTTGTAATGCCGATGATACGAAAGTCATTGACTCACGCCTTGTGGCGGATGGGCATCAGGTGCGTCGTCGTCGAGAATGTTTGGTGTGTCACGAACGCTTTACCACCTTTGAAATGGCTGAATTAGTGATGCCCCGGGTGATCAAAAGCAATGGTGTTCGTGAACCATTTAATGAAGATAAATTGCGTAACGGTATTCAACGCGCGTTGGAAAAACGCCCGGTGAGTACTGAACTGATTGAACAAAGTATTAACCGGATCAAATCGAATTTGCGGGCGACCGGTGAACGGGAAATCATGACCAAGATCATTGGTAATCTGGTGATGGAAGAATTAAAGCAGCTGGATAAAGTGGCTTACATCCGTTTTGCCTCCGTGTATCGCAGCTTTGAAGATATCCGTGAATTTGGTGAAGAGATCGCACGCCTGGAGAAATAA
- the ribD gene encoding bifunctional diaminohydroxyphosphoribosylaminopyrimidine deaminase/5-amino-6-(5-phosphoribosylamino)uracil reductase RibD: MFSAEDHRYMSRALQLAEQGRFTTSPNPNVGCVIVADGQIVGEGFHLRAGEPHAEVHALRMAGEKANGATAYVTLEPCSHFGRTPPCADALVNAGVARVVAAMEDPNPQVSGRGMRRLADAGVTVQVGLLQAQAEALNLDFIKRMRHGLPYVRLKMAASLDGRTALANGQSQWITSPAARADVQRWRAQSSAILTGADTVLVDDPSLNVRWAQLPLSVQTHYAEEQLRQPIRVVIDSQQRITPDAKLFTIAGEVWLARQQAQGQWPESVQQLITPLAENKKLDLSHLLQTLAQRNINDIWVEAGATLAGALLSAGLVDELIVYLAPKLMGNLARGLVNLPEFQHMSEVADWHWQDVRKVGEDLRLILRPHKE, translated from the coding sequence GTGTTTTCTGCCGAAGATCATCGCTACATGAGCCGAGCTCTGCAATTAGCGGAGCAAGGTCGCTTTACTACTTCCCCGAACCCGAATGTGGGTTGTGTGATCGTGGCTGATGGCCAGATTGTTGGCGAAGGTTTTCATCTGCGAGCGGGTGAACCGCATGCGGAAGTACATGCGCTGCGAATGGCAGGCGAAAAGGCTAACGGTGCTACTGCTTACGTTACGTTAGAGCCTTGTTCGCATTTTGGGCGTACACCACCTTGTGCTGATGCGTTAGTGAATGCTGGTGTGGCTCGTGTTGTTGCGGCGATGGAAGACCCGAATCCGCAGGTGTCTGGTCGCGGCATGCGTCGGTTAGCGGATGCGGGCGTTACCGTACAAGTTGGTTTACTGCAAGCGCAGGCGGAAGCCTTAAACCTCGATTTTATCAAACGTATGCGCCATGGTTTACCGTATGTCCGCCTGAAAATGGCTGCAAGTCTAGATGGTCGCACGGCGCTGGCGAATGGACAGAGCCAATGGATCACATCACCTGCTGCACGAGCGGATGTGCAACGCTGGCGGGCGCAGAGTAGCGCGATCCTGACTGGCGCCGATACCGTGCTGGTCGATGATCCGTCACTGAATGTGCGTTGGGCACAATTACCGCTGTCCGTCCAAACTCATTATGCTGAAGAGCAACTACGCCAACCCATTCGTGTGGTGATCGATTCGCAGCAACGTATTACGCCGGATGCCAAACTGTTTACCATTGCCGGTGAGGTGTGGCTGGCCCGTCAACAAGCACAGGGCCAATGGCCTGAGTCGGTGCAGCAATTGATCACACCGTTAGCTGAAAACAAAAAATTAGATTTATCTCATTTACTGCAAACTCTGGCGCAGCGCAATATTAATGACATTTGGGTTGAAGCGGGCGCGACACTCGCAGGCGCCTTGCTTAGTGCTGGTTTGGTGGATGAATTAATAGTTTATCTGGCTCCTAAATTGATGGGCAACCTTGCCCGCGGTTTGGTGAATTTGCCCGAATTTCAACATATGTCGGAAGTAGCTGACTGGCATTGGCAAGACGTACGTAAAGTCGGCGAAGATCTGCGTTTGATCTTGCGTCCACATAAGGAATAA
- the glyA gene encoding serine hydroxymethyltransferase — protein MLKRDMNIADYDPELWASIVEETQRQEEHIELIASENYTSPRVMQAQGSQLTNKYAEGYPGKRYYGGCEFVDKTETLAIERAKTLFGAVYANVQPHSGSQANAAVYMALLKPGDTVLGMNLAHGGHLTHGSPVNFSGKLYNIIPYGIDATGKIDYAELERLALEHKPKMVLGGFSAYSGVVDWAKMREIADKVGAYLFVDMAHVAGLVAAGVYPNPVPHAHVVTSTTHKTLAGPRGGLILSSVNDEDLHKKLNSAVFPGSQGGPLMHVIAGKAVAFKEAMEPEFKAYQQQVVKNSKAMVEVFLSRGYKIVSGGTENHLFLVDFTDRELTGKEADAALGLANITVNKNAVPNDPRSPFVTSGIRIGSPSITRRGFKEAEAKELAGWICDVLDKPTDEAVIAATRAKVLDICKRLPVYA, from the coding sequence ATGCTGAAGCGTGATATGAACATCGCCGATTATGATCCGGAGCTGTGGGCTTCAATTGTGGAGGAAACACAGCGTCAGGAAGAGCATATCGAGCTGATTGCTTCTGAAAACTACACCAGCCCACGTGTAATGCAAGCACAGGGATCACAGTTAACTAACAAATATGCTGAAGGTTATCCTGGTAAGCGTTACTACGGTGGTTGTGAGTTTGTTGATAAAACAGAAACTCTGGCCATTGAACGTGCAAAAACACTGTTTGGCGCTGTTTACGCAAACGTACAGCCGCATTCAGGTTCACAAGCAAACGCTGCTGTTTATATGGCACTGCTGAAACCAGGTGATACTGTATTAGGTATGAATCTGGCACACGGTGGTCACCTGACTCACGGTTCACCAGTTAACTTCTCTGGCAAACTGTACAACATCATTCCTTACGGTATCGATGCGACCGGTAAAATTGACTATGCCGAGCTGGAACGTCTGGCACTGGAACATAAACCAAAAATGGTACTGGGTGGCTTCTCTGCTTACTCTGGTGTTGTTGATTGGGCAAAAATGCGTGAAATCGCTGACAAAGTAGGTGCTTACCTGTTTGTTGATATGGCGCACGTTGCGGGTCTGGTCGCTGCTGGTGTTTATCCAAACCCAGTTCCACATGCTCACGTTGTCACTTCAACTACACATAAGACGCTGGCCGGCCCACGTGGTGGTCTGATCCTGTCTTCTGTGAATGATGAAGATCTGCACAAGAAACTGAATTCTGCTGTATTCCCTGGTTCACAGGGCGGCCCGCTGATGCATGTTATTGCTGGTAAAGCGGTAGCATTCAAAGAAGCAATGGAACCAGAATTCAAAGCTTACCAACAGCAGGTCGTGAAAAACTCCAAAGCAATGGTAGAAGTATTCCTGTCACGCGGTTACAAAATCGTGTCTGGCGGTACTGAAAACCACCTGTTCCTGGTTGATTTCACTGATCGTGAACTGACTGGTAAAGAAGCAGATGCAGCGCTGGGTCTGGCAAACATTACTGTGAACAAAAACGCAGTACCAAACGACCCACGTTCACCATTCGTCACCTCTGGTATCCGTATCGGTTCACCATCTATCACTCGTCGCGGCTTTAAAGAAGCGGAAGCGAAAGAGCTGGCTGGCTGGATCTGTGACGTGCTGGACAAACCAACTGATGAAGCGGTAATTGCAGCGACCCGCGCGAAAGTGCTGGATATCTGTAAACGCTTGCCAGTATACGCATAA
- the aroQ gene encoding type II 3-dehydroquinate dehydratase, translating into MTAKFRILVLNGPNLNLLGKREPGIYGAATLDDIVSRLQQLAMNMDVELTHKQSNAEYELVDTIHQAMGKIDFILINPAAFTHTSVAIRDALLGVAIPFIEIHLSNVHAREPFRHHSYLSDVAKGVICGLGADGYEFALTAAVRYLERSSPI; encoded by the coding sequence ATGACTGCAAAGTTCCGCATTTTAGTGCTTAACGGCCCGAATCTGAATCTGCTGGGAAAACGTGAACCCGGGATCTACGGCGCCGCAACACTGGACGATATTGTCAGCCGTTTGCAACAACTTGCCATGAATATGGATGTTGAACTGACGCACAAACAATCTAATGCGGAATATGAACTGGTGGATACCATCCATCAAGCGATGGGAAAAATTGATTTTATCCTCATCAATCCGGCAGCTTTCACTCATACCAGTGTTGCAATTCGTGATGCTTTGTTGGGTGTAGCTATTCCGTTTATCGAAATTCATTTATCGAATGTTCATGCCCGTGAGCCCTTCCGTCATCACTCCTATTTGTCTGATGTGGCTAAAGGCGTGATATGTGGCCTAGGTGCTGATGGATATGAATTCGCACTTACCGCGGCCGTCCGTTATCTGGAACGGTCATCCCCTATTTGA